The genomic segment GCCGGCGACCGTGACGTTGTCGGGGTCTCCACCGAACGCGGCGATGTTGTCGTGGACCCAGCGCAGTGCGGCGAGTTGGTCGGTGAGCCAGAGGTTGCCCTGCTCGGTGCCGTCATCCGACGCGAAGTAGAGCAGGCCGAGCGGTCCGAGCCGGTAGTTGAGGGTCACCACCACCAGGTCACCGTCCCGCGCGAAGGTCTCGCCGGAGTAGTTCGGCATCCCGCCGGAACCGGAGATGAAGGCGCCGCCGTGGATCCAGACCAGGACGGGACGGCGGGCGTCATCGGTACCGGGCGTCCACACGTTGAGCGTCAGACAGTCCTCGTCGAACGGCGGAAGGCCGTGGCCGCCGAGTATCGGGTCCACCTGACGGACGGCTTGCGGCGAACTGGGGCCGTGCGCCGTCGCGTCGAGGGTGTCGCTCCAGCCCGGATGCGGCTGCGCGGGGCGCCACCGGAGCGGCCCGACGGGCGGCGCCGCGTACGGCACGCCCTTGAACACCGCCAGGTCATCTTCGGCGACACCACGGACCGGGCCCGAGCGAGTGTTCACGACGGGTGCGGTGCGGTCCTGAGCGAGACCCATGCAGTGCCACCTTCCAGATCAGGAGCGGGACTTGGATCTCCTCAAGTTATTGCGCAATTATGGCGGACGTCAATATTGTTCGATCTCCCATCGCCCACCGGGAGGAGCCAACCGTCCCGGCAAGCGGAGCTCGTGCCCGATCCGTGCGGCGCCCCTGACGTCGACCACCACACCCGACGAAGTGTGGCGTGTGTCGGCGGTGACGGTGGAGGGGCGGCCCAGAGCATCGCCCATGTCGACGGAGATCCCGGTGGCGCCCTGTCGGCCGAGCAGGTGGGCGGCCAGGCAGGCGGAGCTGTTCGCGTTGGCGATGTCCTCCGGTACGCCGATCGATGGGGCGAACATACGGGCCACGACCCGGCCCGAGGGCGACATCGGGGCGTGGACGAAGGCGCCCAGCAGGCCCAGGTGATCGCACGCGGCGGCGAGCCGGTCGAGGTCCGGGGCCAGGGCGGCGAGAGCGGAGCGGGTGGGAACGGGCAGGAGGAGCCGCGGACGTCCCAGCGTGGCGATGCACGCTTCGGCGGCGACGGCCGTACCGAGCCCCAGTGCGGGCAGGAGCAGCGCGAGTTCGCCTGCCGTGGGCTCACGCAGGCCGACCGGTCCCGCCTCGAAGGCGGCCTCGACAGACGATGCCCCGCACACTACGCGGCCCTCGACGACGCGCCCGGCCACGCGCAGTCCGGCCCGGTGCTCGCCCCCGCCCGCGCGCTGAGCGAGGAAGGCCAAGGCGGCCACGGTGCCGTGACCGCACGCGGGCAGTTCCCCGTCCGCGGTGAAGAACCGCGCCGCGACCACGAGCCGGTCGTGCCCGACCCCGGCCGCCGGTTCGCCGTCCCGCGAGAGGAAAACCGCGTGGGACGTGCCAGCCAGGGCGGGTGCCGCGCGGCGCTCGTCATCGGTCAACAGGCGGCCGGACAGGGATGATGACGCCTCGTCCAGGACCGCGGTCGGGCTTCCGCCACCGCCCTCGCGCAGGCACGCGTGCACGATCGTGACGGGCAGGCCGGTGCGGACCGCCGGTCGACGCGAGGGCCTGCTCATCGGGTGCGGGGGACGACGTCGGCGAAGCGGGGCGCGCCGGGCTCGCGGGGCAGGCGCCCGGCCCGCCCGGCGAAGCTGATGGCGTGGTACCAGCCGCACAGCAGGAGCAGGTCCATCAACTGCAGCGCGTCGAAGGCCGATGCGAGCCGCGCCCACAGCGCGTCGTCGATGTCGGAGCGGTCGTGCAGGGCGTCGACAGCGAGGATGAGCAGCCGGTTCCCGCTCGGACGCCCAGCACTCGTCGGCGGGTCCGCCGTGGACGAGCGACGCCGTCTGCTGGCGGGTGAGACCGACCCGGTCGGCGTACATCATCACGTGCACGCCCCACTCGTACTCGCAGCCGCACCGCGCGCACGTCCGGTCGATGACGATCTCGCGCTCCCGCAGGGACAGGGTCAGCTGCCTGCCCAGCTCGTAGCGGCCCCACCCATGCATGGCGCCGGTCGTCGGCAGATTCCTGGCGAACATCCGGAACAGCCCGATCGGCGGAGCACCCGCCGGCATCATGTGCGCGAGCTGGGCGCCGGCCTCTTCGGTGTACGGCGGCTCCAGCGGCTCTATCCGTGCCATCGGTCCTCCCGTTGTGCTGATCCGGATTCTGAAGCAGGGGCGAACGATGCCAGTGTTTCGAATAACGAAACACAAGGAGCGTCATGCCGACACCACGCCCAGGCGGGCCGGTCCGCGGCTCGACGACCGGCCGTCCGATCATGGCCGCGATGGACCTGTTCGGACGCCGCTGGGCGCTGCGCATCCTCTGGGAACTGCGCGCGGGCCCGATCGGCGCCCGTGCTCTGCTCGCGCGGTGCGAGGGCCTGTCCTCCAGCGTCCTGTACCAGCGGCTGCGCGAGCTCACGTCCAGCGGGATCATCAGCCCTTCCACCGACGGTTACGAGCTCACCCCCACTGGAGCGGACCTCGGCCGCGCCCTCGCTCCGCTCGACCAGTGGGCGAACACGTGGGCGCGGAAGCAGGAACAGGAACACGAACACGATGAGCGGGCCGACCACACGGGCCAGCCGCTGAAGCGGGACCGAGAGGTCCGACCAGCGCCCGCACCGGCTGCTCCTTCACCCCGAAGGCATGGCCAAGGCAAAGCCTTTCGCGAGTTGTTGATCCCCGCCGTCGCGAACCGACACTGTGTTCTCTGCGCACCCGCTCCGGGGTGTGCGACGGAGGGGGCTGCAGGGACATGAACAGACCGATACCCGGCACCGTGGAAGTCTCGGTTCGCCACATCCTCAGCGACCGGACGACCGGGTTCCTCACCCGGACCCGCAGGATCACCTGGCAGGACAACCTGTCCCGGGTGCGCCGGCCGGCGTCCGGCAAGCAGAGCGTCGAACTGACCTGCCCCGTGTGCGACGCCTCCCTGCTGGCCGAGGTCCGCACAGAGGCCCGCACCCGCCGAACCAGCGCCGCCCTGCTGATCCTGGCTGCCCTGAGCGTCATCATCTTCTTCTTGGCCTTCGGATACGCCATCCACGAGGGCGGCCGCACCCTGCCCGAGGGCCAGTCGCTTCCGGTCCTGTTCCCCGTCAGCGTCGCCTCGATCTTCGTCACGTTCGTCGCCGCTCCCGTGCTCTTCCTCCAAGGCCGCCGCTACAACGGCGTCACCATGCTGGACGCCCCCAAACCCCGCCGGATCCACGGGATCATGCCCGTACGCGGCTGACCACAGAAGACCGCGACGAGGTCACCCGGCGATCCGCGGCTGCGCCGGGTGGGCGCGAGTGACCGGAAGCGATGCCGCAGGCAGGCAGCGGCGGGGCCCGAGGGCCCGCCGCGTGCCCGCCGGGATGGTGTTTGTCAGATCATGGCGAGCCGGTCCACCAGCAGCTCCACCCTCGGCTCGGTGTCCTCCGGCGGCAG from the Streptomyces sp. RKAG293 genome contains:
- a CDS encoding PhzF family phenazine biosynthesis protein; amino-acid sequence: MSRPSRRPAVRTGLPVTIVHACLREGGGGSPTAVLDEASSSLSGRLLTDDERRAAPALAGTSHAVFLSRDGEPAAGVGHDRLVVAARFFTADGELPACGHGTVAALAFLAQRAGGGEHRAGLRVAGRVVEGRVVCGASSVEAAFEAGPVGLREPTAGELALLLPALGLGTAVAAEACIATLGRPRLLLPVPTRSALAALAPDLDRLAAACDHLGLLGAFVHAPMSPSGRVVARMFAPSIGVPEDIANANSSACLAAHLLGRQGATGISVDMGDALGRPSTVTADTRHTSSGVVVDVRGAARIGHELRLPGRLAPPGGRWEIEQY